A genomic region of Manihot esculenta cultivar AM560-2 chromosome 15, M.esculenta_v8, whole genome shotgun sequence contains the following coding sequences:
- the LOC110600883 gene encoding uncharacterized protein LOC110600883 — protein sequence MEHHHQKTTSRDIFSDQDSDFQFEFGCFTPDSPSTDPFKASPADHLFYNGRLLPHSFPVQTPTTTTLLVDSISRASSRNSSVSSKGSLVSSRSNSVNSSRSSVSSSSRTSWSSDYSQRRLLYHSTKLASRTPMASKVVMAQFYGSSQRWQHIVSVPPAMKREDSRRKNVGVAVVNPGLMNKKDSDHQKEKKGKSLGICRKIFRSFLVACRECHAIEPSREEDILQGNVKLQ from the coding sequence ATGGAGCACCACCACCAAAAGACTACATCTAGAGACATTTTCTCCGACCAAGATTCAGATTTCCAATTCGAATTCGGATGTTTCACACCAGATTCTCCTTCAACTGATCCATTCAAGGCCTCACCAGCTGATCATCTTTTCTACAATGGCCGTCTCTTGCCTCATTCTTTTCCAGTACAAACACCCACAACGACTACGCTTCTCGTCGACTCAATATCTCGAGCATCTAGCAGAAACAGCAGCGTAAGCAGCAAAGGTTCCCTCGTGTCATCAAGGAGCAATAGTGTTAATAGCAGTAGAAGCAGTGTTAGCAGCAGCTCCAGAACAAGTTGGAGCAGTGACTATTCTCAAAGGAGATTACTTTATCATAGTACTAAGCTTGCAAGCAGAACGCCTATGGCTAGTAAAGTTGTAATGGCACAATTTTATGGCTCTTCTCAACGGTGGCAACATATCGTGTCTGTGCCGCCTGCCATGAAACGTGAGGATTCAAGGAGAAAAAATGTTGGGGTGGCTGTGGTGAACCCAGGGTTGATGAACAAGAAAGACAGTGATcatcaaaaagagaaaaaaggtaAGTCATTGGGGATTTGCCGGAAAATTTTCAGATCATTTTTAGTAGCCTGCAGAGAATGTCATGCCATAGAGCCTTCAAGAGAAGAGGATATCTTGCAGGGAAATGTGAAgctacaataa
- the LOC110600939 gene encoding protein RICE SALT SENSITIVE 3 isoform X2 — protein MVGSGGADRSKEAVGMMALHEALRSVCLNSDWTYSVFWTIRPRPRVRGGNGCKVGDDNGSLMLMWEDGFCRGRVGDCLEEIDGEDPVRKAFSKMSIQLYNYGEGLMGKVASDKCHKWVFKEPSECEPNISNYWQSSFDALPPEWTDQFESGIQTIAVIQAGHGLLQLGSCKIIPEDLHFVLKMRHTFESLGYQSGFYLSQLFSSTRNTSSSSSIPSKQSPIPTRPPPPLLNWGQRPLQAAASMVSSPNFQSPAARLRFPQSKDEPHMFILPHSAETRMEEMMGEHENDIKWPNGLSFFNALTGRTDDAKLLFNPESLGNKADQNHHPLILEGKNTTSNPDGSNMHSAGSTNPNEFLSLDSHPDSARKIENKFKRSFTLPARMAPSSSSTSVDHHQQQAVEYRNSEAGMYPDVMETFLE, from the exons atggTGGGCTCAGGAGGAGCAGATAGAAGCAAAGAAGCTGTTGGGATGATGGCCCTTCATGAGGCCCTCAGAAGCGTCTGTCTCAACTCAGACTGGACTTACTCAGTCTTCTGGACTATCCGTCCTCGCCC AAGAGTCAGAGGTGGTAATGGTTGCAAGGTTGGAGACGATAATGGGAGCTT GATGTTGATGTGGGAGGATGGGTTTTGCCGAGGAAGAGTAGGAGACTGTCTGGAGGAGATTGATGGAGAAGATCCTGTCAGGAAAGCTTTCAGCAAAATGTCTATCCAGTTATATAATTATGgagaagg GTTAATGGGAAAGGTTGCTTCAGATAAGTGCCATAAATGGGTATTCAAAGAACCTTCTGAATGTGAACCAAATATCTCCAACTACTGGCAGAGCTCTTTTGATGCT CTTCCTCCAGAATGGACTGATCAGTTTGAGTCTGGCATTCAG ACTATTGCTGTCATTCAAGCTGGCCATGGACTTCTACAACTGGGTTCCTGCAAGATA ATACCTGAAGACCTCCATTTTGTGCTAAAAATGAGGCATACCTTTGAATCATTAGGTTACCAATCTGGCTTCTACCTTTCCCAGCTGTTTTCTTCAACCCGAAATACTTCGTCTTCATCCTCAATTCCCTCTAAGCAATCTCCCATTCCAACTCGCCCGCCTCCGCCTCTCTTAAACTGGGGTCAAAGGCCACTCCAAGCTGCAGCTTCTATGGTTTCTTCACCGAATTTCCAAAGCCCAGCAGCTAGACTTCGATTTCCACAATCCAAAGATGAGCCCCATATGTTCATCCTTCCTCATTCAGCAGAAACCCGAATGGAGGAAATGATGGGAGAGCATGAAAATGACATTAAATGGCCTAATGGGCTGTCGTTCTTTAATGCTTTAACTGGACGAACTGATGATGCCAAGCTTTTGTTTAACCCTGAGAGCTTAGGGAACAAAGCAGACCAAAATCACCATCCTCTTATCCTTGAAGGAAAGAATACGACTTCCAATCCAGATGGTTCAAATATGCATAGTGCAGGCAGTACAAATCCCAACGAGTTCTTGAGCTTGGACAGCCATCCAGATAGTgcaagaaaaatagaaaacaaaTTCAAAAGGAGCTTTACTTTGCCTGCAAGAATGGCCCCATCATCTTCTTCAACTTCGGTTGATCATCACCAGCAACAAGCTGTTGAGTACAGGAATTCTGAGGCAGGGATGTATCCAGATGTGATGGAGACTTTCTTGGAGTGA
- the LOC110600939 gene encoding protein RICE SALT SENSITIVE 3 isoform X1 — protein sequence MVGSGGADRSKEAVGMMALHEALRSVCLNSDWTYSVFWTIRPRPRVRGGNGCKVGDDNGSLMLMWEDGFCRGRVGDCLEEIDGEDPVRKAFSKMSIQLYNYGEGWVLVVILFSWCRLMGKVASDKCHKWVFKEPSECEPNISNYWQSSFDALPPEWTDQFESGIQTIAVIQAGHGLLQLGSCKIIPEDLHFVLKMRHTFESLGYQSGFYLSQLFSSTRNTSSSSSIPSKQSPIPTRPPPPLLNWGQRPLQAAASMVSSPNFQSPAARLRFPQSKDEPHMFILPHSAETRMEEMMGEHENDIKWPNGLSFFNALTGRTDDAKLLFNPESLGNKADQNHHPLILEGKNTTSNPDGSNMHSAGSTNPNEFLSLDSHPDSARKIENKFKRSFTLPARMAPSSSSTSVDHHQQQAVEYRNSEAGMYPDVMETFLE from the exons atggTGGGCTCAGGAGGAGCAGATAGAAGCAAAGAAGCTGTTGGGATGATGGCCCTTCATGAGGCCCTCAGAAGCGTCTGTCTCAACTCAGACTGGACTTACTCAGTCTTCTGGACTATCCGTCCTCGCCC AAGAGTCAGAGGTGGTAATGGTTGCAAGGTTGGAGACGATAATGGGAGCTT GATGTTGATGTGGGAGGATGGGTTTTGCCGAGGAAGAGTAGGAGACTGTCTGGAGGAGATTGATGGAGAAGATCCTGTCAGGAAAGCTTTCAGCAAAATGTCTATCCAGTTATATAATTATGgagaagggtgggtactgg TTGtgattttattttcttggtgCAGGTTAATGGGAAAGGTTGCTTCAGATAAGTGCCATAAATGGGTATTCAAAGAACCTTCTGAATGTGAACCAAATATCTCCAACTACTGGCAGAGCTCTTTTGATGCT CTTCCTCCAGAATGGACTGATCAGTTTGAGTCTGGCATTCAG ACTATTGCTGTCATTCAAGCTGGCCATGGACTTCTACAACTGGGTTCCTGCAAGATA ATACCTGAAGACCTCCATTTTGTGCTAAAAATGAGGCATACCTTTGAATCATTAGGTTACCAATCTGGCTTCTACCTTTCCCAGCTGTTTTCTTCAACCCGAAATACTTCGTCTTCATCCTCAATTCCCTCTAAGCAATCTCCCATTCCAACTCGCCCGCCTCCGCCTCTCTTAAACTGGGGTCAAAGGCCACTCCAAGCTGCAGCTTCTATGGTTTCTTCACCGAATTTCCAAAGCCCAGCAGCTAGACTTCGATTTCCACAATCCAAAGATGAGCCCCATATGTTCATCCTTCCTCATTCAGCAGAAACCCGAATGGAGGAAATGATGGGAGAGCATGAAAATGACATTAAATGGCCTAATGGGCTGTCGTTCTTTAATGCTTTAACTGGACGAACTGATGATGCCAAGCTTTTGTTTAACCCTGAGAGCTTAGGGAACAAAGCAGACCAAAATCACCATCCTCTTATCCTTGAAGGAAAGAATACGACTTCCAATCCAGATGGTTCAAATATGCATAGTGCAGGCAGTACAAATCCCAACGAGTTCTTGAGCTTGGACAGCCATCCAGATAGTgcaagaaaaatagaaaacaaaTTCAAAAGGAGCTTTACTTTGCCTGCAAGAATGGCCCCATCATCTTCTTCAACTTCGGTTGATCATCACCAGCAACAAGCTGTTGAGTACAGGAATTCTGAGGCAGGGATGTATCCAGATGTGATGGAGACTTTCTTGGAGTGA
- the LOC110600939 gene encoding protein RICE SALT SENSITIVE 3 isoform X3 has product MGKVASDKCHKWVFKEPSECEPNISNYWQSSFDALPPEWTDQFESGIQTIAVIQAGHGLLQLGSCKIIPEDLHFVLKMRHTFESLGYQSGFYLSQLFSSTRNTSSSSSIPSKQSPIPTRPPPPLLNWGQRPLQAAASMVSSPNFQSPAARLRFPQSKDEPHMFILPHSAETRMEEMMGEHENDIKWPNGLSFFNALTGRTDDAKLLFNPESLGNKADQNHHPLILEGKNTTSNPDGSNMHSAGSTNPNEFLSLDSHPDSARKIENKFKRSFTLPARMAPSSSSTSVDHHQQQAVEYRNSEAGMYPDVMETFLE; this is encoded by the exons ATGGGAAAGGTTGCTTCAGATAAGTGCCATAAATGGGTATTCAAAGAACCTTCTGAATGTGAACCAAATATCTCCAACTACTGGCAGAGCTCTTTTGATGCT CTTCCTCCAGAATGGACTGATCAGTTTGAGTCTGGCATTCAG ACTATTGCTGTCATTCAAGCTGGCCATGGACTTCTACAACTGGGTTCCTGCAAGATA ATACCTGAAGACCTCCATTTTGTGCTAAAAATGAGGCATACCTTTGAATCATTAGGTTACCAATCTGGCTTCTACCTTTCCCAGCTGTTTTCTTCAACCCGAAATACTTCGTCTTCATCCTCAATTCCCTCTAAGCAATCTCCCATTCCAACTCGCCCGCCTCCGCCTCTCTTAAACTGGGGTCAAAGGCCACTCCAAGCTGCAGCTTCTATGGTTTCTTCACCGAATTTCCAAAGCCCAGCAGCTAGACTTCGATTTCCACAATCCAAAGATGAGCCCCATATGTTCATCCTTCCTCATTCAGCAGAAACCCGAATGGAGGAAATGATGGGAGAGCATGAAAATGACATTAAATGGCCTAATGGGCTGTCGTTCTTTAATGCTTTAACTGGACGAACTGATGATGCCAAGCTTTTGTTTAACCCTGAGAGCTTAGGGAACAAAGCAGACCAAAATCACCATCCTCTTATCCTTGAAGGAAAGAATACGACTTCCAATCCAGATGGTTCAAATATGCATAGTGCAGGCAGTACAAATCCCAACGAGTTCTTGAGCTTGGACAGCCATCCAGATAGTgcaagaaaaatagaaaacaaaTTCAAAAGGAGCTTTACTTTGCCTGCAAGAATGGCCCCATCATCTTCTTCAACTTCGGTTGATCATCACCAGCAACAAGCTGTTGAGTACAGGAATTCTGAGGCAGGGATGTATCCAGATGTGATGGAGACTTTCTTGGAGTGA